Proteins co-encoded in one Alphaproteobacteria bacterium genomic window:
- a CDS encoding substrate-binding domain-containing protein: MRNLLKSIAIVLCVTQYAQAAPRELSNLTIIADPSLILPLSELVRDYSVQKRVAITLVSSEEKDPETLIGEGMEAHVLISADTELTTQLQLRGQVDVFAQSPLVRTELVMARRKEDSGSLRGQWTLANLFLNQGSAIPILLLNPAHYIEGSRSIAALNASEASLESRVMLDKKSELISRLKNEESAGILLGPDVLLDPELTVVSVIPETQYEPIVFMALTLASESMPKARQLVKFLQSDAAASTFAHYGFKPAASE; the protein is encoded by the coding sequence ATGCGAAATCTGTTAAAATCTATCGCCATCGTGCTTTGCGTTACGCAATATGCACAGGCTGCGCCCCGCGAATTGAGCAATCTGACCATCATCGCGGACCCTTCCTTGATACTGCCGCTCAGCGAGCTGGTGCGTGATTACAGTGTTCAAAAACGTGTCGCCATAACACTTGTCTCAAGCGAGGAAAAGGATCCCGAAACACTGATTGGCGAAGGTATGGAAGCCCATGTACTGATTAGCGCGGATACCGAGCTGACAACGCAATTGCAATTGCGCGGTCAGGTGGATGTGTTTGCCCAATCACCACTGGTGCGCACAGAGTTGGTCATGGCGCGCCGTAAGGAAGATAGCGGCAGCCTGCGTGGGCAATGGACATTGGCGAATCTCTTTCTCAATCAAGGCAGCGCCATTCCGATTTTGTTACTGAACCCTGCACACTATATTGAAGGATCACGTAGCATTGCTGCACTCAACGCCAGCGAGGCATCGCTCGAAAGCCGTGTGATGCTGGATAAAAAATCCGAATTGATTTCTCGCCTCAAGAATGAGGAAAGCGCCGGTATTCTGCTAGGGCCTGACGTTCTGCTCGACCCAGAATTAACCGTGGTTTCGGTGATTCCTGAAACACAGTATGAGCCTATCGTTTTCATGGCGCTAACGTTGGCGAGTGAATCCATGCCGAAAGCGCGCCAACTCGTAAAGTTCCTGCAAAGTGATGCAGCAGCCTCAACCTTCGCACATTATGGCTTTAAGCCTGCTGCTTCAGAGTAA
- the hemC gene encoding hydroxymethylbilane synthase has protein sequence MKLRIGTRASKLAMTQAEKLRDTLLRANPALEITLHPMTTAGDKDLQAKLTDWGFKGLFTKELEDGLLTGDIDIAVHSMKDMPSILPDGLIIGNVLERDDPRDAWISSKYASLAEMPNHAVVGSSSIRRIAQLKIHYPHLKVVEFRGNVQTRLQKLDDGVADGTFLACAGLDRMSMGEHIRERIAPEIMLPAAAQGIIATECRADNRVVRECLAQINHAETMTRATCERAMLLTLDGSCRTAIAGLSTIEGGTIHLRAQVLAEDGSEQHSYHSEAALSDAEALGNHVGEVLAQRAGHLLKRNIV, from the coding sequence ATGAAACTTCGTATCGGAACCCGTGCCAGCAAGCTGGCGATGACGCAAGCAGAAAAACTGCGCGATACGTTGTTACGCGCCAATCCAGCGCTTGAAATTACCCTGCACCCCATGACAACGGCGGGTGATAAGGACCTTCAAGCCAAGCTGACGGATTGGGGCTTTAAGGGCCTTTTCACCAAAGAATTGGAAGATGGGCTGCTTACGGGCGATATTGATATCGCCGTGCATTCGATGAAAGATATGCCAAGTATTTTGCCTGACGGACTGATTATCGGCAACGTGCTTGAGCGCGACGACCCGCGTGATGCGTGGATTAGCAGCAAGTATGCTTCTCTTGCCGAAATGCCTAATCACGCTGTCGTGGGCAGCTCATCGATTCGTCGTATTGCGCAACTCAAAATTCACTACCCACATTTGAAGGTGGTTGAGTTTCGCGGCAATGTGCAAACGCGCCTTCAGAAGCTTGATGACGGAGTGGCGGATGGTACTTTCCTCGCCTGCGCAGGGCTGGACCGCATGAGTATGGGCGAGCATATACGCGAGCGCATCGCACCAGAAATCATGTTGCCTGCGGCGGCACAGGGCATCATTGCTACGGAATGTCGCGCTGATAATAGGGTGGTGCGTGAGTGTTTGGCGCAGATTAATCACGCAGAAACCATGACGCGCGCTACCTGCGAACGTGCGATGCTGCTAACGCTTGATGGTTCGTGCCGAACTGCGATTGCGGGGCTCTCAACGATCGAAGGCGGCACGATTCATTTGCGTGCACAAGTGCTTGCCGAGGACGGCTCGGAGCAACATAGCTACCATAGCGAAGCTGCATTGAGCGATGCAGAAGCATTAGGCAACCATGTCGGCGAAGTTCTTGCACAGCGCGCAGGACATTTATTGAAAAGGAACATTGTATGA
- a CDS encoding uroporphyrinogen-III synthase — protein MTIWLTRPRDQSEAFAKQLGRPCIIAPVTHIVYRKPKLEGAYDAVITTSPHGAIGISDYHDLPLYTVGEASAEAARSQGFKLALPIAQDAATLAAMVVVGHNSPSKFLYLSGDETRIDIKKLIESQGHSVTQVVTYEAIAETQLPQDVTTHWKDISGVLFMSVGAVKAAQALITQDVSHIHAFCISATVAAAAGSLPWKAIHVSASPTQQSLIDCINTTIKA, from the coding sequence ATGACTATTTGGCTCACCCGCCCACGCGATCAAAGTGAAGCATTTGCAAAGCAACTTGGACGGCCATGCATCATCGCGCCTGTCACGCACATCGTTTATCGTAAGCCTAAACTTGAGGGCGCATACGACGCCGTGATAACCACTAGCCCGCACGGTGCAATTGGTATCAGTGACTATCACGATTTGCCACTCTACACCGTGGGCGAAGCCAGTGCTGAAGCAGCGCGCTCGCAAGGCTTCAAGCTCGCATTGCCCATTGCCCAAGATGCCGCAACTCTAGCCGCAATGGTCGTGGTGGGACATAACTCGCCTAGCAAATTTCTTTATTTATCGGGCGATGAAACGCGGATTGATATAAAGAAGCTTATCGAAAGCCAAGGCCATAGCGTGACGCAAGTGGTGACGTATGAAGCGATTGCCGAAACACAGCTTCCCCAAGATGTGACAACGCATTGGAAGGACATTTCAGGCGTACTATTCATGTCGGTGGGCGCCGTGAAAGCTGCACAGGCACTTATCACGCAAGACGTATCGCACATACATGCTTTCTGTATTAGCGCGACAGTGGCTGCTGCCGCAGGCAGCTTGCCGTGGAAAGCCATTCACGTGAGTGCCAGCCCTACGCAGCAATCATTGATTGACTGCATCAATACGACTATAAAGGCGTAA
- a CDS encoding zinc ABC transporter substrate-binding protein, with protein MNRVIAYGCFLALITLTAQASQAAWQPHVLVVAPVTEPIISEVVRGIGKTSTLLNVGQSLHHKGFTPGQITRLNAAEVIVAIDKNIAPALTKLLTERAKKGASVIYLSELDGAEPLAYRAENPFLSAGEVDAHHEEHEGEEHHHHHHHKKTNDPHLWLDPLRIANLLPALTDKLGDYWPEQRANFAHNATRYALHLRAEVQPGISNIIAAAKQRQSDSSKAVPVMTYHDAYQYFQKRYGLEAGYITQRPEEYQGAKTMKQLLEKANKTHVRCIFSETSNHHVKRIAELSQADVVTLNPERPYTSNEVPFTAWASNGYERMLLMVAKAYARCL; from the coding sequence ATGAATCGTGTGATTGCATATGGCTGCTTTCTTGCCCTAATTACGCTGACTGCGCAAGCGTCGCAGGCAGCGTGGCAACCGCATGTACTGGTAGTTGCGCCTGTTACTGAGCCAATTATTTCAGAAGTAGTTCGGGGCATTGGCAAGACATCTACCCTGCTGAATGTTGGGCAGAGCCTACATCACAAAGGCTTTACGCCTGGCCAGATTACGCGCCTCAATGCAGCAGAAGTGATTGTGGCAATTGATAAAAATATTGCCCCTGCTCTTACCAAGCTTCTCACAGAACGCGCCAAAAAGGGCGCGAGCGTTATTTATTTGAGCGAGCTTGATGGTGCAGAGCCATTAGCCTATCGCGCTGAAAATCCGTTTCTGAGTGCGGGTGAAGTCGATGCGCACCATGAAGAGCATGAAGGGGAAGAGCATCATCATCACCACCATCACAAAAAAACGAACGACCCTCACCTCTGGCTTGATCCACTGAGGATTGCGAATTTGCTTCCAGCACTCACCGATAAGCTGGGCGATTATTGGCCAGAGCAGCGTGCGAATTTTGCGCATAATGCAACGCGCTATGCACTACACCTGCGCGCAGAAGTGCAACCAGGTATTAGCAACATCATTGCCGCAGCGAAGCAACGTCAGTCGGACAGCTCTAAGGCCGTTCCCGTGATGACTTATCACGATGCGTACCAGTATTTTCAGAAGCGTTATGGGCTTGAGGCAGGTTATATCACGCAACGCCCAGAAGAGTATCAGGGTGCTAAAACCATGAAGCAGCTTCTTGAGAAAGCCAACAAAACACATGTACGCTGTATCTTCAGCGAAACCAGCAATCACCATGTGAAGCGTATTGCTGAGCTGTCGCAGGCGGATGTTGTCACGCTCAACCCCGAACGCCCTTACACCTCTAATGAGGTTCCGTTTACGGCGTGGGCAAGCAACGGCTATGAGCGGATGTTGCTGATGGTGGCGAAAGCCTACGCGCGCTGTCTATAA
- a CDS encoding metal ABC transporter ATP-binding protein: protein MQSHDSSNAPLLSAQGLRKHYRGREVLSGVSLTIHPRELVTIIGPNGAGKTTLLKQLIGLEQPDSGTITRANGLTIGYIPQQFRPPLSMPITVRDFLKLTHADGIAEACHEVGVAYTLNQPLSALSGGEMRRVLLARAILRKPQLLVLDEPTAGVDVAGQGELYQLIATLSSNHGCAVLMVSHDLYVVMAQTTRVICLNGHVCCEGTPQALGTHPEFKALFGDELAKQLAMYHHHHDHTHSLHEHADHSECNHG, encoded by the coding sequence ATGCAATCACACGATTCATCGAATGCACCTTTACTGTCCGCACAGGGTTTGCGCAAGCATTACCGTGGCCGCGAGGTGCTGAGTGGTGTTTCGCTTACCATTCATCCGCGCGAGCTAGTGACGATTATCGGCCCCAATGGTGCGGGTAAAACAACCCTGCTTAAGCAATTGATCGGGCTTGAGCAGCCCGATAGCGGAACCATCACCCGCGCCAATGGCTTGACGATTGGCTACATTCCGCAGCAGTTTCGCCCACCACTGTCGATGCCCATCACGGTGCGTGATTTTTTGAAACTAACGCATGCCGATGGAATCGCTGAAGCCTGCCATGAAGTCGGCGTTGCTTATACATTAAACCAGCCACTCAGCGCATTAAGCGGTGGCGAAATGCGCCGCGTATTATTGGCGCGTGCAATCTTGCGTAAGCCGCAATTACTTGTGCTGGATGAACCAACAGCAGGTGTCGACGTAGCGGGGCAGGGCGAGCTGTATCAGCTTATCGCAACACTCAGCAGCAATCATGGTTGCGCGGTGCTCATGGTGTCGCATGACCTATATGTCGTGATGGCGCAAACGACGCGCGTCATTTGTTTGAATGGCCATGTCTGCTGCGAAGGCACACCGCAAGCACTTGGCACGCACCCCGAGTTTAAAGCACTGTTTGGTGATGAATTGGCAAAACAACTTGCGATGTACCACCATCATCACGACCACACACATAGCCTGCACGAACATGCTGACCATAGCGAGTGTAACCATGGATGA
- the tsaD gene encoding tRNA (adenosine(37)-N6)-threonylcarbamoyltransferase complex transferase subunit TsaD, protein MNKVFTVLGIESSCDETAVALVRSDKTVLSHALASQYDEHAAYGGVVPEIAARAHLAHIDALVVKACADANLSLHDIDAVAATTGPGLIGGVIVGAMVGKAIAAATGKPFIAINHLEAHALTARLSEEVEFPYGLLLVSGGHCQILLVKGVGDYEQLGATRDDALGEAFDKCAKMLGLPYPGGPALEQAALNGKPIISLPRPMLGTNGCDFSFSGLKTAVRLAIEAADNRDAVFIANMAASFQQTVASVLHDRLSNALAMMPHVKGLVVAGGVAANQYLRGQIAKTLAPHNVALHVPPMALCTDNAVMVAWAGVERYALGKFDRLDTEPKARWPLVTLKQQA, encoded by the coding sequence ATGAACAAGGTTTTTACGGTATTAGGCATTGAATCAAGCTGCGACGAAACCGCCGTGGCACTCGTGCGCTCCGATAAAACCGTACTGTCGCACGCGCTAGCCTCACAATATGACGAACACGCAGCCTATGGTGGCGTTGTGCCAGAAATTGCCGCACGCGCGCATTTGGCACATATAGACGCGCTGGTTGTTAAAGCCTGCGCGGATGCAAACCTGTCACTGCATGATATTGACGCCGTTGCAGCAACCACTGGCCCAGGACTTATTGGTGGTGTGATTGTTGGCGCTATGGTGGGCAAAGCGATTGCGGCAGCAACGGGTAAACCCTTCATCGCTATTAATCACCTCGAGGCGCATGCCCTAACGGCGCGCTTGAGCGAAGAGGTCGAATTCCCTTATGGGCTGCTGCTTGTATCGGGCGGCCATTGCCAGATTTTATTGGTAAAGGGGGTGGGAGATTACGAACAACTTGGCGCGACGCGTGACGATGCGTTAGGCGAAGCCTTCGACAAATGCGCAAAAATGTTGGGACTGCCCTATCCAGGTGGCCCTGCGCTTGAGCAAGCCGCGCTCAACGGCAAGCCAATCATAAGCCTGCCTCGTCCTATGTTGGGCACGAATGGTTGCGACTTCTCCTTTTCTGGCCTCAAGACTGCCGTACGTTTAGCGATTGAGGCAGCAGATAATCGCGATGCGGTATTTATTGCGAATATGGCTGCATCCTTCCAACAGACCGTTGCTAGTGTATTGCATGACAGACTCAGCAATGCTCTCGCTATGATGCCTCACGTAAAGGGGTTGGTGGTCGCGGGCGGAGTCGCTGCAAATCAGTATTTACGCGGGCAAATTGCCAAAACACTCGCTCCCCATAATGTGGCACTTCACGTACCGCCTATGGCGCTATGCACGGACAATGCTGTCATGGTCGCATGGGCAGGGGTGGAGCGTTACGCGCTTGGTAAATTCGACAGGTTAGATACGGAACCTAAGGCGCGCTGGCCGCTTGTTACTCTGAAGCAGCAGGCTTAA
- a CDS encoding HupE/UreJ family protein: MSSKRFILFMVAVFLLGAFPFLVVQPTGAASAGLSSGFTAPLDHIPKLLLLLLLGVWSSILPKEGMVVMPLGFLVMVLIGAALSLEVSQYPALLQFILGGILCFGLVVGMARTKITIVSVLISASFGFHYGINYLSMVPTIASPMYYLLGLMIALALILSIAVAFGITLLGDHEQWWEKLQDNPRLHFIRSWFL, encoded by the coding sequence ATGTCGAGTAAGCGCTTTATTTTATTCATGGTGGCCGTATTCCTGCTAGGCGCCTTTCCATTTCTGGTGGTGCAGCCCACGGGTGCGGCAAGTGCGGGCCTGAGTTCGGGCTTTACCGCGCCGCTTGATCATATCCCCAAACTGTTGCTGTTGTTGTTACTGGGGGTTTGGTCGTCCATTCTGCCGAAAGAGGGCATGGTAGTCATGCCACTTGGTTTCTTGGTCATGGTGTTGATTGGCGCTGCGCTCTCGCTAGAAGTCTCGCAATACCCAGCGCTGCTGCAATTTATCCTTGGTGGCATTTTGTGCTTTGGCCTTGTGGTAGGTATGGCGCGCACCAAAATCACCATAGTGAGTGTTTTGATCTCGGCATCATTTGGGTTTCATTACGGCATTAATTATTTGAGCATGGTACCAACCATTGCGTCGCCCATGTACTACCTTCTAGGGTTGATGATTGCATTAGCGCTTATTTTGTCGATCGCGGTCGCCTTTGGGATCACCCTGTTGGGTGATCATGAGCAATGGTGGGAAAAACTTCAAGACAACCCACGCCTGCACTTTATCAGATCGTGGTTCTTATAG